From the genome of Vulpes lagopus strain Blue_001 chromosome 2, ASM1834538v1, whole genome shotgun sequence, one region includes:
- the LOC121478311 gene encoding nuclear pore-associated protein 1-like: protein MAGRSAQRLRCAAPGEEPGAPETLSQVLRSDLATPGAQLAPNGQPTVQVPSPSPPPAPARPQSPAAHSCLGHRPSWPPPPRRSCPCPLLRAQAIPPGSQAPASSLPRGAQEAGPAPSGRVPPSGPPPRGQLEEPSGSTCAGCAQLPGVRALEDCEDPCSGAQGMEEKVPEHPGEQTQALGGSGRPQSSGGTPLTSEPPDTSGVLSLHQASPAALDRRLGPSGESSWDSTPMAPMSSSEGPVATSSCGPVGDALAKADRDAAVLWGPTPCRPLPQETGTKEAVAEAHQPVQSTRGPARKDTQAEKPSGMSPRSPVPPASASSRQNKRKIALPLCLPLPPPLPLLWDRGDLPPPPKLPCLALDKDPGTLPNTECPRNKILQDRAKILADGWAAQPAPSSPPLASQTAGSPPLAAHTAQVPVPPTDLADPSAGPPILSVPPTSPTQRGGREPGHGVPKSPPLAGPAPSLPPLTPRPIRETPLPGGPLPPGRATTPTSDRPTPSNASTSLHPPSCTKESPTPMCVDPPPLFLTAPLPGHSTDSSVVGVQPGTSTPTSSTIAAKSSTLTSKPISNPAVVDMDTTPPSRAVVFSSPPHSRMSCPPFSRGHCSMKQRRPAKGAASTRLPTSMAPGPTPLPGQLFSLHNTPQPTHGTLAGRQQTAFLPSAPIATGLPNLSSGATTTAVGSTSANPNAHPDPDAMDTTSPSRAVIFQTPPGSQKNRLPLYQGLPGSGNTPPSSSTALAHGSTTLPQKSAIIQTPVTMHPKPGIAPHSDPDAMDTTPPSRAVIFQSPPGSQKNHLSFYKALPGSGNTPPSSSTALAHGSTSFPQKSAIIQTPVTMHPKAGIASQPTIGGHNGQQPNNSYLKGNTVAPTQAIGLPAPMTQPPGGTTMQSGSAGSHLGTSVHQQTAFGNQPGILHSPHSTTTGCGGTTGIPTTGNSSSPGIATRTGPQTVVGPALASGLPVTATMTGPQMFVGLTVLSGSPLTAATTGPQTFVGPALPSGSQLLATTTGPQMIVGPVVLSGLPVTTTTAGPQTFVGPAVPSGSPLTATTTGPPTFVGPAVPSGSAVTAKTTGPQTFVGPAVPATSTGPQTFVGPAAPSGSPLMATSTGPQTFVGPPVPATTTGPQSFVRPAVPIASPLTDTTRDPGTRGPPAQHVSGGKAGNNINPETGRPGFPALCQHTGGPPDADTDEHIIVSMMAALCISKRPQNPGGLPVSKAPGATGNSTVPTATGHPNAPPLLQSTQNPCKPQH, encoded by the exons ATGGCTGGGCGCAGCGCTCAGCGGCTCAGGTGTGCTGCACCTGGAGAGGAGCCAGGCGCCCCGGAGACCCTGTCCCAGGTCCTGCGCTCCGACCTCGCGACCCCCGGCGCACAGCTGGCCCCCAATGGGCAGCCTACTGTGCAGGTTCCTtcgccctccccgccgccggcCCCTGCCCGGCCGCAGTCGCCCGCTGCTCACTCCTGCCTGGGACACCGCCCATCCTGGCCGCCACCACCCCGCcgttcctgcccctgccccctgctccggGCGCAGGCCATTCCACCGGGATCGCAGGCCCCTGCCAGCTCGCTGCCACGTGGAGCCCAGGAGGCGGGACCCGCTCCCTCAGGCCGCGTGCCCCCCTCTGGGCCTCCTCCCCGTGGTCAACTGGAGGAACCCTCCGGGTCAACCTGTGCTGGCTGCGCGCAGCTCCCTGGGGTGCGGGCCCTCGAGGACTGTGAGGATCCCTGCTCTGGGGCGCAG GGGATGGAGGAGAAGGTCCCAGAGCACCCCGGAGAACAGACCCAGGCTCTTGGTGGGAGTGGCCGCCCCCAGAGCAGTGGGGGCACACCCTTGACATCTGAGCCCCCGGACACCAGTGGCGTTCTCAGCCTCCACCAAGCCAGCCCTGCAGCTCTGGACCGACGTCTCGGGCCCTCCGGAGAGAGCTCGTGGGACAGCACCCCGATGGCTCCGATGTCCTCCTCTGAAGGCCCTGTTGCCACCTCTTCATGTGGCCCCGTGGGAGATGCCCTCGCGAAGGCCGACAGGGATGCGGCAGTGCTCTGGGGCCCAACCCCATGCCGCCCCTTGCCGCAGGAGACAGGCACAAAGGAGGCGGTGGCTGAAGCCCATCAGCCTGTGCAGAGCACGCGGGGCCCAGCCAGGAAGGACACGCAGGCCGAGAAGCCCTCGGGCATGTCCCCACGGAGCCCTGTGCCACCAGCATCTGCCAGCAGTAGGCAGAACAAGAGGAAAATagccctgcctctctgtctgccaTTGCCGCCACCACTACCCCTGCTGTGGGATCGAGGGGACTTGCCCCCACCCCCGAAGCTTCCTTGCCTTGCTCTTGACAAGGACCCAGGCACCTTGCCGAACACCGAGTGTCCCAGGAACAAGATCTTGCAGGACAGAGCAAAGATCTTGGCAGACGGCTGGGCCGCTcagcctgccccttcctccccgccACTGGCCTCGCAGACCGCAGGCTCCCCGCCCCTGGCCGCTCACACTGCCCAAGTCCCTGTGCCTCCCACCGACTTGGCTGACCCTTCTGCCGGGCCCCCGATCCTCTCTGTCCCGCCGACTTCCCCAACACAACGTGGTGGTCGGGAACCGGGACATGGAGTTCCTAAATCTCCTCCCCTGGCTGGTCctgccccttctcttcctccccttacTCCCAGGCCCATTAGGGAAACTCCACTTCCCGGAGGTCCCCTTCCACCAGGCAGGGCTACCACACCCACCTCTGACCGCCCCACACCTTCGAACGCCTCaacctccctccacccaccctcctgCACAAAGGAATCCCCGACCCCTATGTGTGTAGaccctccccctctgttcctaACAGCCCCGCTTCCAGGCCACTCCACAGACAGCTCCGTCGTTGGAGTCCAGCCTGGCACGTCTACACCGACTTCTTCTACCATCGCAGCAAAGTCATCTACTTTGACCTCCAAGCCTATTTCCAATCCTGCTGTCGTGGACATGGACACTACGCCTCCTTCCCGGGCTGTGGTCTTCAGCTCGCCCCCACACTCCAGGATGAGCTGTCCTCCGTTTTCCCGGGGCCATTGCAGTATGAAGCAGAGACGCCCTGCGAAAGGTGCAGCGTCCACCAGGCTACCTACGTCCATGGCCCCCGGCCCCACCCCACTTCCTGGTCAACTCTTCAGCCTCCACAACACCCCTCAGCCCACACATGGGACTCTTGCTGGGAGGCAGCAAACAGCTTTTCTTCCCAGTGCTCCTATCGCCACTGGCTTGCCCAACCTGAGTTCTGGGGCCACCACCACTGCAGTAGGCAGCACCTCTGCAAACCCCAACGCTCACCCTGACCCCGATGCCATGGATACCACATCTCCCTCCCGGGCTGTCATCTTCCAGACCCCCCCTGGGTCCCAGAAGAACCGCTTGCCACTTTACCAGGGGCTTCCTGGTTCTGGCAACACACCACCCAGTAGCAGCACTGCCTTGGCCCATGGCTCTACCACTTTACCTCAAAAGTCAGCCATCATACAGACCCCCGTTACGATGCATCCTAAGCCAGGAATCGCCCCTCACTCTGACCCCGATGCCATGGATACCACACCTCCCTCCCGGGCTGTCATCTTTCAGTCCCCCCCTGGGTCCCAGAAGAACCACTTGTCATTTTACAAGGCACTTCCCGGTTCTGGCAACACACCACCCAGTAGCAGCACTGCCTTGGCCCATGGCTCTACCAGTTTCCCTCAAAAGTCAGCCATCATACAGACCCCCGTTACGATGCATCCTAAGGCAGGAATCGCCTCTCAGCCCACAATTGGAGGTCACAATGGGCAACAGCCTAACAATTCCTACCTGAAAGGAAACACAGTTGCCCCAACACAGGCTATCGGCCTGCCCGCTCCTATGACTCAGCCACCCGGAGGGACCACAATGCAGTCGGGGTCTGCGGGCTCTCATTTGGGCACCAGTGTCCACCAGCAGACGGCCTTTGGTAACCAGCCAGGTATTCTCCACTCTCCTCATTCTACCACGACGGGCTGTGGAGGTACCACTGGGATCCCTACCACTGGGAACAGTAGCTCACCAGGTATAGCTACCAGGACAGGCCCACAGACAGTCGTGGGGCCTGCCCTCGCCAGTGGCTTACCAGTCACGGCTACCATGACAGGCCCACAGATGTTTGTGGGGCTTACAGTCCTCAGTGGCTCACCACTCACGGCTGCCACTACAGGCCCTCAGACCTTTGTGGGGCCTGCACTCCCCAGTGGGTCACAACTCCTGGCTACCACGACAGGCCCACAGATGATTGTGGGGCCTGTAGTCCTCAGTGGCTTACCAGTCACGACGACCACTGCAGGCCCACAGACCTTTGTGGGGCCTGCAGTCCCGAGTGGCTCCCCACTCACGGCTACCACTACAGGCCCACCGACCTTTGTGGGGCCTGCAgtccccagtggctcagcagtcacGGCTAAAACTACAGGCCCACAGACCTTTGTGGGGCCTGCTGTCCCTGCTACCAGTACAGGCCCACAGACCTTTGTGGGGCCTGCAGCCCCAAGTGGCTCACCACTCATGGCTACCAGTACAGGCCCACAGACCTTTGTAGGGCCTCCAGTCCCTGCTACCACTACAGGCCCACAGTCTTTTGTGAGGCCTGCAGTCCCGATTGCTTCACCCCTCACGGATACCACCAGAGACCCAGGCACCCGGGGCCCACCTGCCCAGCATGTAAGTGGTGGGAAGGCAGGGAACAACATCAATCCCGAGACCGGAAGACCTGGATTTCCTGCTTTGTGTCAGCATACTGGGGGCCCACCTGATGCAGACACAGATGAACACATCATCGTGTCTATGATGGCAGCCCTCTGTATCAGCAAGCGCCCTCAGAACCCTGGGGGCCTACCTGTGTCTAAGGCACCTGGTGCTACCGGGAACAGCACTGTACCTACTGCGACTGGCCATCCTAATGCTCCCCCATTGCTACAGAGCACACAGAACCCCTGCAAGCCACAGCACTGA
- the LOC121478303 gene encoding nuclear pore-associated protein 1-like — MLQASQGDRAAVQQSIKRARKPDSTVAGLQASQGITTSQAAPLPHAGSCQAGAQPPPPRPGKGAPPTSGCWWVRPQAPPTACPGRAPRSGGSRRCSRDTSQWLGAALSGSGVLHLERSQAPRRPCPRSCAPTSRPPAHSWPPMGSLLCRFLRPPRRRPLPGRSRPLLTPAWDTAHPGRHHPAVPAPAPCSGRRPFHRDRRPLPARCHVEPRRRDPLPQAACPPLGLLPVVNWRNPPGQPVLAARSSLGCGPSRTVRIPALGRRFRLLHSRPAQEAKAAGQVPPPPLPLSCPQGMEEKVPEHPGEQTQALGGSGRPQSSGGTPLTSEPPDTSGVLSLHQASPAALDRRLGPSGESSWDSTPMAPMSSSEGPVATSSCGPVGDALAKADRDAAVLWGPTPCRPLPQETGTKEAVAEAHQPVQSTRGPARKDTQAEKPSGMSPRSPVPPASASSRQNKRKIALPLCLPLPPPLPLLWDRGDLPPPPKLPCLALDKDPGTLPNTECPRNKILQDRAKILADGWAAQPAPSSPPLASQTAGSPPLAAHTAQVPVPPTDLADPSAGPPILSVPPTSPTQRGGREPGHGVPKSPPLAGPAPSLPPLTPRPIRETPLPGGPLPPGRATTPTSDRPTPSNASTSLHPPSCTKESPTPMCVDPPPLFLTAPLPGHSTDSSVVGVQPGTSTPTSSTIAAKSSTLTSKPISNPAVVDMDTTPPSRAVVFSSPPHSRMSCPPFSRGHCSMKQRRPAKGAASTRLPTSMAPGPTPLPGQLFSLHNTPQPTHGTLAGRQQTAFLPSAPIATGLPNLSSGATTTAVGSTSANPNAHPDPDAMDTTSPSRAVIFQTPPGSQKNRLPLYKGLPGSGNTPPSSSTALAHGSTTLPQKSAIIQAPVTMHPKPGIAPHSDPDAMDTTPPSRAVIFQSPAGSQKNHSSFYKALPGSGNTPPSSSTALAHGSTSFPQKSAIIQTPVTMHPKAGIASQPTFGGHNGQQPNISYLKGNTVAPTQAIGLPAPMTQPPGGTTMQSGSAGSHLGTSVHQQTAFGNQPGILHSPHSTTTGCGGTTGIPTTGNSSSPGIATRTGPQTVVGPALASGLPVTATMTGPQMFVGLTVLSGSPLTAATTGPQTFVGPALPSGSQLLATTSGPQMIVGPVVLSGSPLTATTTGPQTFVGPAVPSGSAVTAKTTGPQTFVGPAVPATSTGPQTFVGPPVPATTTGPQTFVGPPVPATTTGPQSFVGPAVPIASPLTDTTRDPGTRGPPAQHVSGGKAGNNINPKTGRPGFPALCQHTGGPPDADTDEHIIVSMMAALCISKRPQNPGGLPVSKAPGATGNSTVPTATGHPNAPPLLQSTQNPHKPQH, encoded by the exons ATGCTGCAAGCCTCCCAGGGCGACAGGGCTGCAGTGCAGCAGAGCATCAAGAGGGCACGGAAGCCGGACAGCACGGTGGCAGGGCTTCAAGCCTCCCAGGGCATCACGACT TCCCAGGCCGCGCCCCTCCCCCACGCTGGCAGTTGCCAGGCTGGTGCTCAaccgcctccgccccgccccgggaAGGGGGCCCCGCCCACCTCGGGCTGCTGGTGGGTgcggccccaggccccgcccactgCCTGCCCGGGGAGGGCCCCCCGGAGTGGCGGCTCCCGGAGGTGTTCTAGGGACACATCACAATGGCTGGGCGCAGCGCTCAGCGGCTCAGGTGTGCTGCACCTGGAGAGGAGCCAGGCGCCCCGGAGACCCTGTCCCAGGTCCTGCGCTCCGACCTCGCGACCCCCGGCGCACAGCTGGCCCCCAATGGGCAGCCTACTGTGCAGGTTCCTtcgccctccccgccgccggcCCCTGCCCGGCCGCAGTCGCCCGCTGCTCACTCCTGCCTGGGACACCGCCCATCCTGGCCGCCACCACCCCGCcgttcctgcccctgccccctgctccggGCGCAGGCCATTCCACCGGGATCGCAGGCCCCTGCCAGCTCGCTGCCACGTGGAGCCCAGGAGGCGGGACCCGCTCCCTCAGGCCGCGTGCCCCCCTCTGGGCCTCCTCCCCGTGGTCAACTGGAGGAACCCTCCGGGTCAACCTGTGCTGGCTGCGCGCAGCTCCCTGGGGTGCGGGCCCTCGAGGACTGTGAGGATCCCTGCTCTGGGGCGCAGGTTCAGGCTCCTGCATTCACGACCTGCACAGGAAGCCAAGGCTGCGGGTCAGgtaccaccccctcccctccccctttcctgccCACAGGGGATGGAGGAGAAGGTCCCAGAGCACCCCGGAGAACAGACCCAGGCTCTTGGTGGGAGTGGCCGCCCCCAGAGCAGTGGGGGCACACCCTTGACATCTGAGCCCCCGGACACCAGTGGCGTTCTCAGCCTCCACCAAGCCAGCCCTGCAGCTCTGGACCGACGTCTCGGGCCCTCCGGAGAGAGCTCGTGGGACAGCACCCCGATGGCTCCGATGTCCTCCTCTGAAGGCCCTGTTGCCACCTCTTCATGTGGCCCCGTGGGAGATGCCCTCGCGAAGGCCGACAGGGATGCGGCAGTGCTCTGGGGCCCAACCCCATGCCGCCCCTTGCCGCAGGAGACAGGCACAAAGGAGGCGGTGGCTGAAGCCCATCAGCCTGTGCAGAGCACGCGGGGCCCAGCCAGGAAGGACACGCAGGCCGAGAAGCCCTCGGGCATGTCCCCACGGAGCCCTGTGCCACCAGCATCTGCCAGCAGTAGGCAGAACAAGAGGAAAATagccctgcctctctgtctgccaTTGCCGCCACCACTACCCCTGCTGTGGGATCGAGGGGACTTGCCCCCACCCCCGAAGCTTCCTTGCCTTGCTCTTGACAAGGACCCAGGCACCTTGCCGAACACCGAGTGTCCCAGGAACAAGATCTTGCAGGACAGAGCAAAGATCTTGGCAGACGGCTGGGCCGCTcagcctgccccttcctccccgccACTGGCCTCGCAGACCGCAGGCTCCCCGCCCCTGGCCGCTCACACTGCCCAAGTCCCTGTGCCTCCCACCGACTTGGCTGACCCTTCTGCCGGGCCCCCGATCCTCTCTGTCCCGCCGACTTCCCCAACACAACGTGGTGGTCGGGAACCGGGACATGGAGTTCCTAAATCTCCTCCCCTGGCTGGTCctgccccttctcttcctccccttacTCCCAGGCCCATTAGGGAAACTCCACTTCCCGGAGGTCCCCTTCCACCAGGCAGGGCTACCACACCCACCTCTGACCGCCCCACACCTTCGAACGCCTCaacctccctccacccaccctcctgCACAAAGGAATCCCCGACCCCTATGTGTGTAGaccctccccctctgttcctaACAGCCCCGCTTCCAGGCCACTCCACAGACAGCTCCGTCGTTGGAGTCCAGCCTGGCACGTCTACACCGACTTCTTCTACCATCGCAGCAAAGTCATCTACTTTGACCTCCAAGCCTATTTCCAATCCTGCTGTCGTGGACATGGACACTACGCCTCCTTCCCGGGCTGTGGTCTTCAGCTCGCCCCCACACTCCAGGATGAGCTGTCCTCCGTTTTCCCGGGGCCATTGCAGTATGAAGCAGAGACGCCCTGCGAAAGGTGCAGCGTCCACCAGGCTACCTACGTCCATGGCCCCCGGCCCCACCCCACTTCCTGGTCAACTCTTCAGCCTCCACAACACCCCTCAGCCCACACATGGGACTCTTGCTGGGAGGCAGCAAACAGCTTTTCTTCCCAGTGCTCCTATCGCCACTGGCTTGCCCAACCTGAGTTCTGGGGCCACCACCACTGCAGTAGGCAGCACCTCTGCAAACCCCAACGCTCACCCTGACCCCGATGCCATGGATACCACATCTCCCTCCCGGGCTGTCATCTTCCAGACCCCCCCTGGGTCCCAGAAGAACCGCTTGCCACTTTACAAGGGGCTTCCTGGTTCTGGCAACACACCACCCAGTAGCAGCACTGCCTTGGCCCATGGCTCTACCACTTTACCTCAAAAGTCAGCCATCATACAGGCCCCCGTTACGATGCATCCTAAGCCAGGAATCGCCCCTCACTCTGACCCCGATGCCATGGATACCACACCTCCCTCCCGGGCTGTCATCTTTCAGTCCCCCGCTGGGTCCCAGAAGAACCACTCGTCATTTTACAAGGCACTTCCTGGTTCTGGCAACACACCACCCAGTAGCAGCACTGCCTTGGCCCATGGCTCTACCAGTTTCCCTCAAAAGTCAGCCATCATACAGACCCCCGTTACGATGCATCCTAAGGCAGGAATCGCCTCTCAGCCCACATTTGGAGGTCACAATGGGCAACAGCCTAACATTTCCTACCTGAAAGGAAACACAGTTGCCCCAACACAGGCTATCGGCCTGCCCGCTCCTATGACTCAGCCACCCGGAGGGACCACAATGCAGTCGGGGTCTGCGGGCTCTCATTTGGGCACCAGTGTCCACCAGCAGACGGCCTTTGGTAACCAGCCAGGTATTCTCCACTCTCCTCATTCTACCACGACGGGCTGTGGAGGTACCACTGGGATCCCTACCACTGGGAACAGTAGCTCACCAGGTATAGCTACCAGGACAGGCCCACAGACTGTCGTGGGGCCTGCCCTCGCCAGTGGCTTACCAGTCACGGCTACCATGACAGGCCCACAGATGTTTGTGGGGCTTACAGTCCTCAGTGGCTCCCCACTCACGGCTGCCACTACAGGCCCTCAGACCTTTGTGGGGCCTGCACTCCCCAGTGGGTCACAACTCCTGGCTACCACTTCAGGCCCACAGATGATTGTGGGGCCTGTAGTCCTCAGTGGCTCACCACTCACGGCTACCACTACAGGCCCTCAGACCTTTGTGGGGCCTGCAgtccccagtggctcagcagtcacGGCTAAAACTACAGGTCCACAAACCTTTGTGGGCCCTGCTGTCCCTGCTACCAGTACAGGCCCACAGACCTTTGTAGGGCCTCCAGTCCCTGCTACCACTACAGGCCCACAGACCTTTGTAGGGCCTCCAGTCCCTGCTACCACTACAGGCCCACAGTCTTTTGTGGGGCCTGCAGTCCCGATTGCTTCACCCCTCACGGATACCACCAGAGACCCAGGCACCCGGGGCCCACCTGCCCAGCATGTAAGTGGTGGGAAGGCAGGGAACAACATCAATCCCAAGACCGGAAGACCTGGATTTCCTGCTTTGTGTCAGCATACTGGGGGCCCACCTGATGCAGACACAGATGAACACATCATCGTGTCTATGATGGCAGCCCTCTGTATCAGCAAGCGCCCTCAGAACCCTGGGGGCCTACCTGTGTCTAAGGCACCTGGTGCTACCGGGAACAGCACTGTACCTACTGCGACTGGCCATCCTAATGCTCCCCCATTGCTACAGAGCACACAGAACCCCCACAAGCCACAGCACTGA